The genomic interval CTCGCTCCGCTGGTGATATTGACAGCTATATTCTGCTTCCCTGCACTGCAATTAAAGTATATCCGTATCCCAATTTTTTGTGTGACATTGTTATTCCTGGCCGGCACACTTGTGTTGCGGCATCATCTGAATAAAGTGTTTGTAAGTGAGAAAATAGTCAATGAAGCCCCTGCCAACAGCTTTTTGTTAATGCCTGTCCCTTATGCATCAACAGAAATTATTCAACACAATGCGCCTTTCCCGGTCAATACGACACCTTCCGGACTTTGCTGGACCGCACCTCTTCCCTGTGCCGATTTTCTGCCAAACGGGGTTAAAAGGAGGGGGACTTCCCTGGGGGATGGTTTCGCTCCTGAGCGGTAATGTTTCGTCGTCGCTTGTTCGATGCTAGTTCGATGCTTGTTCGTCCATAATATTTCGGATGTAGCAGGTTATTTTGTGTTTTTCCCTGGTTTGTCGTTTCACATTCCATGTTTCCCCTGTTCCATGTTCCGTGTTTCGATTTTCCGTGTTCCGTTTCACGTTCCCGTTTCCCGTTTGTCGTGTTCCGTGTTCCGTTTCACGTTCATGTTTTCCATTCCCCGTGTTCCGGTTCCGGGTTTCCGTTTTCCGTTTCGTTCCCCGTGTTCCGTGTTTCGTTTCACGTTCCAGTTCCGTATTCCGGTTCCCGTTTTCCGCGTTCCGTGTTCCGTTTCACGTTCCCCGCGTTCCATGTTCCGTTCGCCGTTTCGTTCCCCGTGTTCTGTTTTTCGTTTCACGTTCCAGTTCCGTATTCCGGTTCCCGTTCCCCGCGTTCCGTGTTCCGTTCGCCGTTTCGTTCCCCGTGTTCCGTGTTTCGTTTCACGTTCTCGTTTTCCCCCGTAGCTATCGCTACGGGCTACAAACACCTGGACTCCTGACGGAGTCCTATTATGTTTTGTTGTTTGCGTTTGTTAGCATGTAGGCCTTAGTAACTGACAGTAGCGTACATGTTCGGTATCTCTATAGCACCAGTAGTCTTAACTTACGTTCATCTTACGTCTTGAACGTAAGTTTAACGTAAGTTAAGACTACTGGTACACCGTTGGTACCGGATACATACTATACTCCAAACAGTGGTTATTCCCCAAAACGGCCCCTAAGTGAATCTTGTGTTGTTTTCCTGGATTGCAGCCATAATGAATTATACCTCTCGAAGAACCGAAAATGGCGGTCTCCCGGTTCAACCCGATCCTGATTAAGATAAGGTCCAGTCGAGGTTCGGTCAAGGTTCGCTCGAGGTAGCCTCATCTTCCCTTAATCTTCCGTTGCGGAACGGAAGATTAAGGGAAGATGAGGCTACCTCGAGCGAACCTCTGCTAAACAATCAAACCGGCAATTATATATCCCAATATGAAAACTTAATCTGCACTAATACATCCCGAGTAATGATCAAAATGCTCAGACCGCCGTTCTGTCTGAAACCACGGATTCACTACAACAACTAATGACAATTCTTCATCAGTCCGCTATACAAACATTTTGTACTTTTATTTAATATTTCAGTAAATCCTATGAGTAGAATCCTATTATCCTTATCGCTGGCAACTGTGATGTATGGCTGTAGCGCTGCCGGAAAACAGAAATTTCCTTCGTCGACAAAAGACTACGCACTGGCAGACGCAATGCACTACGATCACGCAATTATTGACGCACTAAGAGAAACAGTACCTGGCAACATTAACAGATTAAAACCAACATCAGACGAGGCAATCGACAACACTACACTGGGAGATGCACTGCAATTCGAGTACGAAGTGAATGCAGATAATGCCGAACATTATGAACAGCTCAGAACATCATTAAAAGAACAGGGATACCTGTTGTTCAAATCAGAAGAAAATTTTGGCACTACTCCCGATAAATTTGCCGTCCTGAAAAGCAGGAATCAATTCGATATCGTAAAATTCCGGGCTACTACCGGTGCGAATTATAACATCAGCAATGACAGCATTATGCTGAAATTGCATGAGTGGTATCAACAACAGCCTTTCGAGATCACGGGCGCCGATGCAGACTGGGTGGAAGTGCATCTGCTCAAACTCACATCGCCCGGGGCCCTCTCATTTGCCAGCGAAGTTGCTGCCTTCTGTCCGGACCTGACAGAACAGGGCACTGAGACCGTAGAGAACCTGGCTGCCGAAATGTTACATACCAGGCGCTTATTCCTTTGGTGGGATTAAACAGATTAAATAACAGTATTTTAACATTTGAAGCCGTTCCGGTCAGCCGGGGCGGCTTTTTTGCACCCGCTAACAGCTTCCGCTTCCTTTAAAGGCCCCTACCCTGCTGTATTCTGCCTAAAAATAGGCGCGCGCCTGCCATAATACGGCATTTAGCCTTCACTATGTGCAAATAATTCCTAATTTTACAGGCCTTGCCAAAACCGGGTTTCCAGTCTGACAGCTTGTCATCCGATGCTGCATAAGCACAATATTTGGGTAAGGTAGTCAGGCACGATAGGACTATCGTCCTTTGACTGTACAACTGTTTTAACAATCATTCGTAATAAACACAACATGTTAGGTTTTTTAACTAAACTTTTTGGCGGGCACAAGTCGGAGAGAGATATCAAAGCTATCGAGCCTATAGTGAGGCAGATCAATGAAGCGTTTGAAAAACTGCAATCCCTTCCTGTAGACCAGCTGCGCAACAAAACGCAGGAGTTCCGCCTGCGTATCAGTACGCATCTGTCAAAAATCGACGGTACCATTGCCGAAAAGAAAGCTGCGGCTGAAAATGTACATGACGTAGCAGAGAAAGATACTATCTACCAGGAGATTGATAAATTAAAGAAAGATCGTGATACACAGCTGGAAGAAGTACTGAAGGAGATCCTGCCTGAAGCCTTCGCCGTTGTGAAAGAAACTGCGCGCCGCTTTTCACAGAACCCGACCATCACGGCCACGGCTACTCCGCTGGACAGGCAACTGGCAGTGAAAAAGGATTATGTCACTATAGAAGGTGACAATGTGACGTGGAAAAATACCTGGACGGCTGCAGGTAATACCGTTACATGGAACATGGTACATTACGATGTACAGCTCATCGGTGGTATCGTGCTTCACCAGGGTAAGATCTCCGAAATGGCTACGGGTGAAGGTAAAACCCTCGTTTCCACTCTCCCTGCCTACCTGAACGCCCTTGGCGGTGAAGGTGTGCATGTGGTAACAGTGAACGACTACCTGGCTCGTCGTGACTCCGAATGGAATGGTCCTATCTTCGAATTCCTCGGCATTACGGTAGACTGTATTGATAAACACCAGCCTAATACCCCTGAGCGTCGCAATGCCTACCTCGCGGATATTACCTATGGTACAAATAATGAGTTCGGCTTTGACTACCTGCGTGATAACATGGTGCATAGCCCGGACGAAATGGTACAGCGTAAACACCACTTTGCCATGGTCGATGAGGTGGATAGCGTACTGATCGACGATGCCCGTACACCGCTCATCATCTCCGGTCCTATCCCCCGTGGAGAAGAACAGGAGTTCTACGCATTAAAACCACGTATCCAGCAGCTGGTAGACGCACAACGCAGAGCTACCAACCAGTTCCTGATCGAGGCAAAGAAACTGATAGCTGAAGGTAAAGACGATCCGAAAACCGGTGGTCTGGCCCTGATGCGTGCATGGCGTGGTTTACCAAAGAACAGCGCCCTGATCAAGTACCTCAGTGAACCTGGTGTAAAAGTGCTGTTACAGAAAGCTGAAAACTACTACCTGGCAGATCAGCAACGTGAAATGCCGAAAGTAGATGAAGAACTGTACTTCACCATCGACGAAAAAAACAACAGCGTTGACCTGACTGAAAAAGGTATCGGCCTGATCACCAAAGCCGGTGAAGACCCACACTTCTTCATCATGCCCGACGTTGGATCTGAAATAGCAGAAATAGAAAAAAGCAAAGAGTCCGCAGACGAAAAGCTCCGTCGCAAAGAAGCGCTCCTGCAGGACTTCGCTCAGAAATCCGACCGTATCCATTCCGTTCAGCAGTTGCTGAAGGCATATACCCTCTTCGATAAAGACGTGGAATATGTGGTAATGGAAGGTAAAGTAAAAATAGTAGACGAACAGACAGGCCGTATCCTGGATGGCCGTCGTTACTCCGACGGTCTGCACCAGGCGATTGAAGCAAAGGAAAACGTGAAAGTGGAAGCTGCTACGCAGACCTTCGCTACCGTAACCCTGCAGAACTACTTCCGTATGTATCACAAACTGGCGGGTATGACCGGTACGGCTACTACAGAAGCCGGTGAGTTCTGGGAAATCTACAAGCTGGATGTGGTAACCATCCCCACCAACCTGCCTATTACCCGTAAGGATGCGGAAGACCTCGTTTACAAAACCAAGCGCGACAAGTACAAAGCCGTTATAGAAGAGATCAAGATACTACAGACCGCTGGTCGTCCGGTACTGGTGGGTACCACCTCCGTAGAGGTATCCGAATTGCTGAGCAAGATGCTCACCTTCGAAAAGGTGCCACACAATGTATTGAACGCGAAACAGCACGCCCGTGAAGCGCAGATAGTAGCAGAGGCTGGTTTGGCCGGCGCTGTGACCATCGCTACCAACATGGCAGGTCGTGGTACGGATATCAAACTCGGACCTGGTGTGAAAGAAGCGGGTGGTCTTGCCATCATCGGTACTGAACGCCATGAAAGCCGCCGTGTAGACCGTCAGTTGCGTGGTCGTGCCGGTCGTCAGGGAGATCCCGGTACTTCACAGTTCTTCGTGTCTCTGGAAGATGACCTGATGCGTATGTTCGGTTCTGACCGTATTGCCGGTCTGATGGACCGCATGGGCTATAAAGAAGGTGAAGTGATCCAGCACAGCATGATCACCAAATCTATCGAAAGAGCACAGCGTAAAGTAGAAGAAAACAACTTTGGTATCCGTAAGCGTCTCCTCGAATATGATGATGTGATGAACAAACAGCGTACTGTGATCTACAACAAACGTAATCACGCCCTGTTTGGT from Chitinophaga filiformis carries:
- a CDS encoding DUF4253 domain-containing protein, which gives rise to MSRILLSLSLATVMYGCSAAGKQKFPSSTKDYALADAMHYDHAIIDALRETVPGNINRLKPTSDEAIDNTTLGDALQFEYEVNADNAEHYEQLRTSLKEQGYLLFKSEENFGTTPDKFAVLKSRNQFDIVKFRATTGANYNISNDSIMLKLHEWYQQQPFEITGADADWVEVHLLKLTSPGALSFASEVAAFCPDLTEQGTETVENLAAEMLHTRRLFLWWD
- the secA gene encoding preprotein translocase subunit SecA, which gives rise to MLGFLTKLFGGHKSERDIKAIEPIVRQINEAFEKLQSLPVDQLRNKTQEFRLRISTHLSKIDGTIAEKKAAAENVHDVAEKDTIYQEIDKLKKDRDTQLEEVLKEILPEAFAVVKETARRFSQNPTITATATPLDRQLAVKKDYVTIEGDNVTWKNTWTAAGNTVTWNMVHYDVQLIGGIVLHQGKISEMATGEGKTLVSTLPAYLNALGGEGVHVVTVNDYLARRDSEWNGPIFEFLGITVDCIDKHQPNTPERRNAYLADITYGTNNEFGFDYLRDNMVHSPDEMVQRKHHFAMVDEVDSVLIDDARTPLIISGPIPRGEEQEFYALKPRIQQLVDAQRRATNQFLIEAKKLIAEGKDDPKTGGLALMRAWRGLPKNSALIKYLSEPGVKVLLQKAENYYLADQQREMPKVDEELYFTIDEKNNSVDLTEKGIGLITKAGEDPHFFIMPDVGSEIAEIEKSKESADEKLRRKEALLQDFAQKSDRIHSVQQLLKAYTLFDKDVEYVVMEGKVKIVDEQTGRILDGRRYSDGLHQAIEAKENVKVEAATQTFATVTLQNYFRMYHKLAGMTGTATTEAGEFWEIYKLDVVTIPTNLPITRKDAEDLVYKTKRDKYKAVIEEIKILQTAGRPVLVGTTSVEVSELLSKMLTFEKVPHNVLNAKQHAREAQIVAEAGLAGAVTIATNMAGRGTDIKLGPGVKEAGGLAIIGTERHESRRVDRQLRGRAGRQGDPGTSQFFVSLEDDLMRMFGSDRIAGLMDRMGYKEGEVIQHSMITKSIERAQRKVEENNFGIRKRLLEYDDVMNKQRTVIYNKRNHALFGERLAIDIDNAFYDVAEKLVTTHKDSGDHEAFKLDVIVNFAIDTDITQEDLARTDINTLAGRLYQQAKESYERKTTELAENTLPVIEQIHREQGHHIENISIPFTDGKRGMNVLANLQKVVETKGYETINALERSITLSLIDDAWKEHLRAMDDLKQSVQGAVYEQKDPLLIYKFEAFELFKELNAETSREIVSFLCRSGIPVQEDNRPPQQQQQQQQQAPQRPAQPQIREGHEEKTDMSRMRASHQEFESSNGQTMVEEYATNAEPSKQEPVKAGPKVGRNDPCPCGSGKKFKQCHGKDL